In Arachis stenosperma cultivar V10309 chromosome 1, arast.V10309.gnm1.PFL2, whole genome shotgun sequence, one DNA window encodes the following:
- the LOC130941440 gene encoding serine carboxypeptidase-like 26 — protein sequence MLGSKKISILAIDMNILLCFILSLTTTITTSFIKEAASSSSEFNVKSYEADRVRDLPGQPSSPLVSHFSGYITVNQEHGRALFYWFFEAQSDPSNKPLLLWLNGGPGCSSIGYGAVVEIGPLLVNKNGEGLQFNPYSWNQEANLLFVESPVGVGFSYTNTSSDLTILKDSFVAEDAYNFLVNWLQRFPQFKSRDFFISGESYAGHYVPQLAELVFDRNKDRNKYPFINLKGFIVGNPETDDYYDYKGLLEYAWSHAVISDEQYEKAKKVCDFKQIDWPKECNEAMNTVWQDYSEIDIYNIYAPKCTLNSSTSSLLLDDDDEIETKRMRIFGGYDPCYSTYAEQYFNKIDVQSSFHANIRGENTNTTSVTWKVCNDSILRTYNFSVFSILPIYTKLIKGGLKIWVYSGDADGRVPVIGTRYCIEALNLPLKTTWRTWYHQNQVGGRIVEYEGVTYVTVRGAGHLVPLNKPNEALSLIHSFLTGDHLPTR from the exons ATGTTGGGGTCAAAGAAGATTTCCATTCTGGCTATAGATATGAATATTCTTCTGTGTTTCATTCTTTCATTAACTACTACTATTACTACATCTTTCATTAAAGAagcagcatcatcatcatcagaatTTAATGTGAAAAGCTATGAAGCTGATAGAGTAAGAGATCTTCCTGGCCAACCTTCAAGCCCATTGGTCTCACACTTTTCAGGATATATCACTGTCAATCAAGAACATGGGAGGGCCCTTTTTTACTGGTTCTTTGAAGCTCAATCTGATCCTTCCAACAAGCCTCTCCTTCTATGGCTCAATGGAG GACCTGGATGCTCCTCAATTGGGTATGGTGCTGTAGTTGAGATAGGACCTCTTTTAGTCAACAAAAATGGTGAAGGACTACAATTCAACCCATATTCATGGAATCAAG AAGCAAATTTATTATTTGTGGAGTCCCCTGTTGGAGTTGGTTTCTCTTACACCAACACATCCTCTGACCTCACTATACTAAAGGACAGCTTTGTTG CTGAGGATGCCTACAATTTCTTGGTAAATTGGCTACAAAGATTCCCTCAGTTCAAATCAAGGGACTTCTTTATATCAGGAGAAAGCTATGCTG GCCATTATGTCCCTCAACTTGCAGAGCTAGTATTTGATCGAAATAAGGATAGAAACAAGTACCCTTTTattaatcttaaaggttttatT GTGGGGAATCCAGAAACTGATGATTACTATGACTACAAAGGCCTTCTAGAATATGCATGGAGCCATGCAGTTATATCAGATGAACAATATGAGAAAGCAAAGAAAGTATGTGATTTCAAACAAATTGATTGGCCTAAGGAATGCAATGAGGCCATGAACACAGTGTGGCAAGATTACTCAGAAATTGACATATACAACATTTATGCCCCTAAATGTACTCTAAATAGCAGCACTTCCTCATTATTattagatgatgatgatgaaattGAGACCAAGAGAATGAGAATTTTTGGTGGCTATGATCCTTGTTATTCCACATATGCAGAACAATATTTCAATAAGATAGATGTTCAATCATCTTTTCATGCTAATATTAGAGGAGAAAACACAAACACTACTAGTGTAACATGGAAGGTTTGCAA CGATTCCATATTGAGGACTTACAACTTCTCTGTATTTTCGATCCTACCCATCTACACCAAACTCATCAAGGGTGGGCTTAAGATATGGGTTTACAG TGGAGATGCAGATGGAAGAGTACCTGTGATAGGTACACGGTACTGCATTGAGGCCCTTAATTTACCTCTAAAGACTACTTGGCGTACTTGGTACCATCAAAATCAG GTGGGAGGAAGAATAGTGGAGTATGAAGGGGTGACATATGTGACAGTGAGAGGGGCAGGTCACTTGGTGCCTCTAAACAAACCCAATGAAGCTCTCTCTCTCATTCATTCCTTTCTAACAGGGGACCATCTTCCTACTCGCTAA